ACACCCATAATCATGTCGTTAGTGAAATCAGCATAAAGGGAAAACGATTGTTTTTTTCGTTGATAGGTTAAATCAAACTTGTTTGTGTATTGGGGGTGTAAATTTGGATTACCTATTTGATATAGAAAATCGTTTTGCTTTATGATAAATGGATTTAAGTCTCGAAAACTTGGTCGTTGTATTCTTCTCGAATAAGAAAATGAAAGGTTTTGATTTTCTTTAATTTGATAGGCATAGAAGAAATTTGGAAACCAATCAAAATAGTTTTGTTTTACTTCTGTGTTATTTACAAAATCGTTTCCTTTTAAGTCAGTATATTCTGTCCGTAAACCGATTTTTAGTTGATGCTTTTCTTTAAGTTTTGTGGAAATACTTAGATAATTTGCTAAAACATTTTCGGTATTTTCAAAATTTTCTTGTCCGTCAGCAGTTAATTCCCAATCATTTTCATACAGATATGTGTTCAATTCATTTTCTCTCGAAACATTGGATAATTTTGCACCAAAACTAAATTCTAAATTTGACTTCAACTTTTGGTTCCAATCTAATTGGATGTTGTAAAAATTAGATTTTGCATCTGTCAAAAACCTATTTTTATTGTCTTCGAGATTTCCGAATGTATATCGGGTGTCAACTTCGTTTCGATTGTCAATGGTATTGTTTCCTATGTCGGCTATAATTTTAATTTTACTGCCCAAACTGTCTAATTTGTATGAGTAGTTCGCAACAACGTCCCAAAAGATATTTTTGTTGAAATAAATTGATTTATTTTCAGAAACAGCATTTAAATCAGGATTATAAACTTCAAGATTTTCCCAACCATTTCTATCTATCGTTCCATGTGAATAATATATTTCAGTTCCGATTTCGTGTTTTTCGTTCGGGTAAAAAACGATGCCGGTTGTTGTGTTGAAATTTTTATTTTGATAATCGGTTTCACCCCCATTCTCATTTCTTCCATTATTATTGTAAAAACGAGTTGTGGAATTAAATTTGGATAAATTTGCGTCATCACGATAATTGAATTTGTTGTAGATATTCCATTTCTCTGAACCGAACTGATTGGTAATCCCTCCAGAGTAAAGTTGGTTTTCTTCGTTTCGGTGCATATAAAAGGTTTTAATGGTTGACTGAAAACCTGTCGGTGGCTTTTTTAAAACTATATTTATTACTCCACCGCTATTAGAGGCATCTGTTTCTGCTGATCCAACATCTTGTATCTCTATACTTTTGATATTCTCGGAATTGATACTACTTAAATAATTGGATAATTCTTCTCCAGACATATTCATTTTACGACCGTTGACTAATACTAAAACACTTTGGTTTCGTAATAAAATGCTTCCCTTAGAGTTTACTTGAAGTTTTGGGCTTCGTTTTAGAACTTCTAAACCATCGTAACCTTGTTTGAGTGGGCTGTTTTCTACATTGAAAATGAATTTGTCATATTCTTGCTTGAAAATCGGTTTAGTTCCTACAATAACTGCATCTTGTAATAAGATACTTGTATTTGTTATTTTAATATCCTTGAGGTTTGTGTCTTCTTGAATATTGATTTCTTCTTCATACAATATCTCTCCAAAACTCTCGGCTACAAATTTGTATTTTGACGGCACAATGAAAAAGTTAAACTTTCCATTTTCATCACACGATTCCGTTAAAACGAGTTCTTCGTTTTCATAAATAATTACTTCAATAAAACTCAAAGGAGTATTTTTTTCATCCACAAACCGTCCTGAGAGAGAAACGGTTTGTGCATAAACAGATGTTATAAAAAAGAATGAAACTAAAATTAATGTCTTATGTAATAAAAACTTATTCATTAGGATAGGTAATCAAGCAACTATTAACACAAACCTAATAATTGTCATGTTTAGCTCGACTACCCAATTTTGTAGTTTCTTTGTTGGCTAATATAGTTTATATTAGGTCTAAATAATTGAAAATGATTTTCTAGTAAGTGAAAAGGAACAAGATTGTAGTTTGTGGAGTAGAATGGAAGCAATCCATCTGTGGTCATGGCGACAGGAATGGTTTCTGACCCTAAATAGTCTATTGATTCTCCAATGACTTCCGTAGTTATCCCCAATAAATTCAAAACTCTGAGCAATTTGCTATCACATTCCGCAAAGACAATGCTACCTTTGTTTTGACAAATTGGGTGTATGGCACAAACCATAAGTCGTTTAAACAAGTTTCTGTCTTTTATATCCTTTCTGATGGCAAATCTTCCTATATGCCAAACTTTTGAATTTGAATCATTCATAAAATTCAAAGGGTTAATATCAAACATTTTCTGAATGGGTAAGGTATCTATATAGTTCCATTCTAAAGTTCTTATAGAGCCGTTTATGTTTCCAAATTCATCTTTAGACATATAAATTTTTGAATTTGAAAAGTATTTCCTTTCCTCAAAATAGATAGAATTTATGTCATCTTTACAATCAATGGATAATTCACCATTTGTATGATGATTGAAATTTTCAAAGACGATAAATTTTGATAATTCCATCAACTGGTTGTCGGATTTCAACAACTCAAGATTATTGGCTAATCGGTTCATGGTTAAGTGTTTTCTCAAATTTACTTTGTGTAAAAAAGAAAATGACTACACAAAATTGTAGTTCTTGTGTGGCTAAAGTTTGTAACTTTGTTAGAATCCCAATGAAAGACCAATGAAAAAGATTGATGATTTCTTTTTTGAGCGTAATACGGTTAATGAATTATCTAATGATGAGTTATGTCAGTTAGATGATTATTTAGAAACGGTGAAAGCATTGGCTAGAACTATTTACACAAGTATATATGTTATAGATTATGAAAAAAAGGGATTCGACTATGTGTCTGACAATCCCCTTTTTTTATGTGGAAATACGGCAGAAGAAGTACAAAAAATGGGTTATGGGTATTATCTCAAATATGTTATAAAAGAAGATATAGATTTATTATTAAAGATAAATACAGCAGGATTTGCGTTTTATGATAAAATACCGTTTGAAGAAAGAAAAAAATATACCATATCTTATGACTTTCACATAAAAAATCAAGAAAATAAAGTGATTTTAATTAACCAAAAACTGACTCCGCTATTTCTTACAAAAGATGGTAAAATATGGAAAGCTATCTGCGTGGTATCGCTTTCTTCTGAAAAAAATTCAGGTAATATTCGCATTTACAAAAAAGGAAGTAATGAAAAATACGAATTTGATTTATCTGAAGAGGTGTGGAGAGTGGGACAGAAAGTAGAACTCTCAGATAGAGAAAAAGAGATTTTACAACTTTCCAGTAGAGGATTTACCATTAATGAGATTGCAGATAATATTTTTATAACAGCAGATACGGTAAAATTTCATAGAAAAAACCTTTTTGAAAAATTAGAAGTAAGCAATATTTCTGAGGCGATAAACTGCGCCATCAATAATAAGCTGATTTAGTTTTCGGCTGTACCTAAATAATAAAATTCGGGAAAGATTTTTACATCTTTTCCTGTAGCAATTCTAAAAAGAATATTTGAACAAATAGCAGCAACCAACCAAGAACCAACTGAAAGTTGCGGAGGCGGTAGCGATGCATCTTCTTGTAAGTATTTTTCTACAATGTTTTCTAACCATTTTGTTGGTGTACCTTTTTCTTTTAGTTTCTTAAGAAAGAACTCGACAATGACAATTTCATTTATTTTTTCTTTGTTGGTTTGTAATGATGAGAAGTTTAGACTTTGCGGTTGTATAATTGCCACTAAACTAGCCCATCCCAAATTATAAGGATGTAAAACAGGAATGGACAGGGATTGGCATTTTACATCGAAAAGCAATGGAATATCGGAGTCGAAGTCTAAAGCATTCACGGCAATTTTGCAGTCTTTTAGAAATTCATTAATGTTTTCTGAATTTATGAATTGATTATAAATTTTGATTTGTGCATTTGGGTTTATTGCAAGTAGTCTTTCTTTTATCGAATTCACCTTTTCTTGACCAATGTTATTAATCACATAGTTTTGTCTGTTCAGATTTGATTTTTCAACTTGGTCTCCATCAATGATAGTAATTTTTTCAAAACCTAATCTTAAAATACATTCAGCGATATTACTCCCAATTCCACATCCCGCTAATAGAATAGGGTAGTTTTTAATTGTTTCTTGCTCTTGAGCTGTAATGTATATTCTATTTCTACTGTATAAATTTTCATTCATTGCTTAAGGGTTTAAGTGGAGAAAATCAGCTCTTTTTGCATTTTTGTAGAGATAGAGCAGAGGGAAAATGCAAAATGTGCTGATAGCGTGGATGGACTCTTTTTTTGGTGTTTAATTAAATCCGAAAATTTCGTTAATTTTTCAAATAGCATTACCGCTAACGGAAAAAGTATTGGCGAAGTGCGGGCAAAATTGGACGGAAAGTTCAATTCAGAACCGAGCGAAGCCGATGCTTTTTCATCTTGATAAAATTACTAAAAATATCAATATGAAAAGCAGCGGCGGCAAAAAAAGCTGGATTTTCAATTTTGCACTTCCTCCCGCATTTTGCCAATACATTGTTATGTGCAGTAATTTTTATAAATCTAATTTTAATTGAGTAGAATTCTGTTTTTCTCTTAGTTTATATAATAAATTCAAAATATCATTTTCTTTGATATGATGATACTTTGGATATTGTTGTTTCACTTCAATTAATCTATCAAGTGGCTTCTGAAATTTATCATCTATATAGCCAATTTTTGCAATTAAATATTCTATTGTATTTTTTGAATAATCTAAATTATATTTTTTCCCTAAGTGAATCGCTCTTAAAATATTTGCTTCAATTGAGGGGTTCAAATTTTTATAAACTGATTGTTCTTGTAAAATATTCAATTCTTTTTTTTCTATACAATCGTTAAAATATCTCATGTTAAAATCATAAGTATATAAATTTATCACAGGAGCATCAAAATTATAGAAGCAACCCTTCGCAATACTATTTAGTTTATCATCCTCATTTAATTTAACTAGGTTATTTTTGAATGCCCAGTTGTTTTCAATAGCCCAAATATCTATTTCGATAGAATTAAGCTTAATTTTAATACCACCGTGTCTATTGATATCGTATGTAACGTTTGAATTTACTACCATAGATTTTAGTAAATCATTAGGAATATCAGTTATTATATCAATATCTCTACTTTGTTGTGAAAAAATAAAATCTCTAAAGTATCCACCAACAACATAAGCATGACCTTCCAAAAATAATTCGTAAAAGAAATCCATAAAACCTTCCTCCTTCATTTGATTAGTAAAATGAAGGTAGAATCCGTGCCTTATGTCTTTATAGTTTTTCACTATAACTTAATTCCTTTTAATTCTTGATATAAATTAATTGCATATGTATCAGTCATCCCAGAAATAAAATCAGTAATCATTTGAAGTTTTTTATATTCAGTATTTTCATATGTTTCTATTTTTTCATAAACAAATCTATGACTTGAAGAAATTAATTTGTAAATACGAGATTCGTAAGTATTACCTCCTGATTTAAAATTGGCACTTCTAGATGCTTTTACCATAATTTTTAACAAACCATATATGGCTTCCCATCCTGCGATTTCCTTTTTCAAAATATTTTTATCATCAAAAACTTTATATTGAAGTTTTTTATATGCTTTTCTAATATCAGATGCTGCTGAAATATCTATGATTTCTGATTCAAGAGTTCCATTCATTATTGAATCATAATTTTCTTCAAAAGATTCAATAATCCTTTTGATCATTTCACGTTGCGTGAATATTCTAAATTTTTGAATTACAATAGATTCATCAATTTGATCATTTTCAAATAACGTAATTAATCTATCAATCTCATTTAATACTAAATCTTTATTATTTGTTAAATTGTTTTCAAATATTTTTCTGACCTCATATATATTTACAATGTTTAACTTAATTCCATCTTCAATGTCCGCAGCACTGTATGCAATATCATCTGCTGCTTCCATTAGATAAACAATTGGGCTTCTTCTATTTCCTAGCTCTAAATATTTGTTAATCGTTTCAAAAGTATCCTTTTCAGTCACGAAATATCCAAATTTTCTTTTTGAAATTTCAGCAAATTCTTTTCCTTTATTTCCATCAATTGAGTTAGATGGGTATTTAATAGCTGAAGCTAAGGTTGAATAAGTTAGATTATAACCATATTCATCCCCAAAATAATAGAGCTTTGATAAAATTCTAAGTGTTTGTACATTTCCATCAAAATTTAGAAAATCGCTTTTTTCCAAATCACTAAGAATTGGTTCATCTACTTTATTTTGTTTTTGAATTTTTTTCTGATATTCAAGAAACTCATCTGAAGAAAAATAATCTCTAAAAAATTTCTTTACAGCTTCTTCTCCAAAATGCCCAAAAGGAGGATTGCCTAAATCATGAATAAGTCCTGAAACTCTTAATAGAGAACTTAAATACCCATTTTTATTAGCAGAAATTTCTTTTTTTTCAATTAATATATTTTCAATACTTTGACCTATTGAACTTGCAATGTATGATACCTCAAGTGAATGAGTTAATCTAGTTCTAATATAATCACTTTGTTCAAGTGGAAAAACTTGTGTTTTATCTTGGAGCCTTCTAATCGGAGAACTAGAAATTAATCTACCATAATCATTTTCAAAAGGATTTCTTCCGTCAGTTGGAATACTTGGTGTCTTTTCTCTAAATCTTATATCTTGGAATAGGAGTTCCCATTTGTCTTTGTAGGTCATTTTAGCTTTTATTTATTAAGTGCTAAATTAATGAAAAGCTCCGTAATATTGTGTATATGAGTGGAGAATTATTGCACATAACGTTTGGCAAATTGGCGATGGAGCCGACTTTTAGCACAAATGTTGAATAGAATTACTAATCTTCAACATTGCACAAAAGTTCAATAGAAGTACTTCACCGGCTCTATTGCCAATTTGTTTGTTATGTGCCGTTTTATTCCATTTTATACATTTAACAATTGCTGAAACGTAAAGTCGGGTTTAAACATTTCAATTTCGTTTTGAGTTGATTCTTCTTGTGCTTCTTTGCCATAGATAAACATTTGCTGTTCATAATTTTCAATAGCCTCT
This portion of the Empedobacter stercoris genome encodes:
- a CDS encoding helix-turn-helix transcriptional regulator, translating into MKKIDDFFFERNTVNELSNDELCQLDDYLETVKALARTIYTSIYVIDYEKKGFDYVSDNPLFLCGNTAEEVQKMGYGYYLKYVIKEDIDLLLKINTAGFAFYDKIPFEERKKYTISYDFHIKNQENKVILINQKLTPLFLTKDGKIWKAICVVSLSSEKNSGNIRIYKKGSNEKYEFDLSEEVWRVGQKVELSDREKEILQLSSRGFTINEIADNIFITADTVKFHRKNLFEKLEVSNISEAINCAINNKLI
- a CDS encoding nucleotidyltransferase family protein translates to MKNYKDIRHGFYLHFTNQMKEEGFMDFFYELFLEGHAYVVGGYFRDFIFSQQSRDIDIITDIPNDLLKSMVVNSNVTYDINRHGGIKIKLNSIEIDIWAIENNWAFKNNLVKLNEDDKLNSIAKGCFYNFDAPVINLYTYDFNMRYFNDCIEKKELNILQEQSVYKNLNPSIEANILRAIHLGKKYNLDYSKNTIEYLIAKIGYIDDKFQKPLDRLIEVKQQYPKYHHIKENDILNLLYKLREKQNSTQLKLDL
- a CDS encoding ThiF family adenylyltransferase, which translates into the protein MNENLYSRNRIYITAQEQETIKNYPILLAGCGIGSNIAECILRLGFEKITIIDGDQVEKSNLNRQNYVINNIGQEKVNSIKERLLAINPNAQIKIYNQFINSENINEFLKDCKIAVNALDFDSDIPLLFDVKCQSLSIPVLHPYNLGWASLVAIIQPQSLNFSSLQTNKEKINEIVIVEFFLKKLKEKGTPTKWLENIVEKYLQEDASLPPPQLSVGSWLVAAICSNILFRIATGKDVKIFPEFYYLGTAEN
- a CDS encoding outer membrane beta-barrel family protein; translated protein: MNKFLLHKTLILVSFFFITSVYAQTVSLSGRFVDEKNTPLSFIEVIIYENEELVLTESCDENGKFNFFIVPSKYKFVAESFGEILYEEEINIQEDTNLKDIKITNTSILLQDAVIVGTKPIFKQEYDKFIFNVENSPLKQGYDGLEVLKRSPKLQVNSKGSILLRNQSVLVLVNGRKMNMSGEELSNYLSSINSENIKSIEIQDVGSAETDASNSGGVINIVLKKPPTGFQSTIKTFYMHRNEENQLYSGGITNQFGSEKWNIYNKFNYRDDANLSKFNSTTRFYNNNGRNENGGETDYQNKNFNTTTGIVFYPNEKHEIGTEIYYSHGTIDRNGWENLEVYNPDLNAVSENKSIYFNKNIFWDVVANYSYKLDSLGSKIKIIADIGNNTIDNRNEVDTRYTFGNLEDNKNRFLTDAKSNFYNIQLDWNQKLKSNLEFSFGAKLSNVSRENELNTYLYENDWELTADGQENFENTENVLANYLSISTKLKEKHQLKIGLRTEYTDLKGNDFVNNTEVKQNYFDWFPNFFYAYQIKENQNLSFSYSRRIQRPSFRDLNPFIIKQNDFLYQIGNPNLHPQYTNKFDLTYQRKKQSFSLYADFTNDMIMGVYTTQGNISYYKPQNFGKMRNLGFDYSFYGDLTSWLYSNISLGGWNYNFETQNLQNDRFSFYISTYSQVKFSKTFFLDVNNSFYSKNQFGVTQGAEQYQLDLALQKNILDGAGLIRIACEDVFNTSRDKNTSYYENFDFRFHQKRVTRSFVLMLIYTFKNKGKFNERNVQQGNDNKGRL
- the dgt gene encoding dGTP triphosphohydrolase yields the protein MTYKDKWELLFQDIRFREKTPSIPTDGRNPFENDYGRLISSSPIRRLQDKTQVFPLEQSDYIRTRLTHSLEVSYIASSIGQSIENILIEKKEISANKNGYLSSLLRVSGLIHDLGNPPFGHFGEEAVKKFFRDYFSSDEFLEYQKKIQKQNKVDEPILSDLEKSDFLNFDGNVQTLRILSKLYYFGDEYGYNLTYSTLASAIKYPSNSIDGNKGKEFAEISKRKFGYFVTEKDTFETINKYLELGNRRSPIVYLMEAADDIAYSAADIEDGIKLNIVNIYEVRKIFENNLTNNKDLVLNEIDRLITLFENDQIDESIVIQKFRIFTQREMIKRIIESFEENYDSIMNGTLESEIIDISAASDIRKAYKKLQYKVFDDKNILKKEIAGWEAIYGLLKIMVKASRSANFKSGGNTYESRIYKLISSSHRFVYEKIETYENTEYKKLQMITDFISGMTDTYAINLYQELKGIKL